One stretch of Patescibacteria group bacterium DNA includes these proteins:
- the infB gene encoding translation initiation factor IF-2, whose product MNVTEIARQLNVSAKELLEKLPELGIDIGKKAIKVDPAQAERIVQKWAEYQRKLRAQEHLKEREEIMAHQDETAVEEAGEIELPPLVAVRDLASKMQMPVTELIKILMKNGILASQNERIDFETASIMAEDLGFKVKKEQATAEGAGEEDLERIKNIMEAGREHKAVPRSPVIVVMGHVDHGKTRLLDAIRKTNVMEGEAGGITQHIGAYQIERNGRRISFIDTPGHEAFTVMRSRGAKVADIAILVVAVDDGVQPQTKEAVDIIQAAKIPLVVALNKIDKPDANVEKTKKDLSDIGLLPEEWGGKTVMQEISAKQGINIDKLLDMVLLVADLEKDRITANPDGPAIGTIIESHVDKGEGPVATVLVQNGTLRVGDCLGVHGANYGRVRALRDWRGEDMAAVPPGTPVKILGFKAAPAVGDIMEVSINPSELETKKVKANRRIIDEMTGTKRIPIEGEVKAQFNFVIRGDVLGSIEAILGTIEKVDVPGLAIDVIAKGLGNITEGDVLAAEATGAVIYGFNVKALAAVEELAREKKVEIKYFKIIYELFDDIEGRLNAIVKPEIVITKLGRVRVAAIFRHEAKYMIVGGPVIEGAAEANAKVNIWRGEELIGEADITELQSGKQKVNDVMLGQECGLKLAGKTKIEVGDILEIFKEESKTKEIKLSVKN is encoded by the coding sequence ATGAACGTTACCGAGATCGCCCGACAATTGAACGTTTCCGCCAAAGAGCTTTTGGAAAAACTTCCGGAGCTGGGAATTGATATTGGCAAAAAAGCAATCAAGGTTGATCCGGCGCAGGCCGAACGGATTGTGCAGAAATGGGCCGAATATCAGCGCAAATTGCGTGCCCAGGAGCATCTTAAGGAGCGCGAAGAAATAATGGCGCACCAGGACGAGACCGCGGTAGAAGAAGCCGGGGAGATAGAATTGCCGCCGCTTGTCGCGGTGCGCGACCTCGCAAGCAAAATGCAGATGCCGGTCACCGAACTCATCAAGATTCTCATGAAAAACGGGATTCTGGCTTCGCAGAACGAGAGGATTGATTTTGAAACGGCTTCAATCATGGCCGAAGATTTAGGGTTCAAGGTAAAGAAAGAACAAGCGACCGCGGAAGGCGCCGGGGAAGAAGATCTTGAGAGAATAAAGAATATAATGGAAGCCGGGCGCGAGCATAAGGCCGTGCCGCGTTCGCCGGTAATTGTGGTAATGGGCCATGTTGACCACGGAAAAACGCGGCTTCTGGACGCGATCCGCAAAACAAACGTGATGGAGGGCGAGGCCGGCGGCATTACCCAGCATATCGGCGCTTATCAGATTGAGCGCAACGGCCGGCGCATTTCTTTCATTGACACTCCTGGCCATGAGGCGTTTACGGTGATGCGTTCGCGCGGCGCCAAGGTCGCGGATATCGCTATCCTTGTCGTGGCGGTGGATGACGGCGTTCAGCCGCAGACAAAAGAAGCGGTTGATATCATTCAGGCGGCCAAGATTCCGCTCGTTGTGGCTTTGAATAAAATTGACAAGCCGGATGCGAATGTGGAAAAAACAAAAAAAGATCTTTCCGATATCGGACTCCTGCCCGAAGAGTGGGGCGGCAAAACCGTGATGCAGGAAATATCGGCAAAGCAGGGCATTAATATCGATAAGCTTCTGGATATGGTTTTGCTGGTCGCGGATCTGGAAAAAGACCGCATTACGGCAAACCCCGACGGTCCGGCAATCGGCACGATTATTGAATCGCACGTTGACAAGGGCGAAGGGCCGGTGGCAACGGTTTTGGTGCAGAACGGCACGCTCCGGGTCGGCGACTGCCTCGGCGTGCACGGAGCAAATTACGGCCGGGTGCGCGCGCTTCGGGACTGGCGCGGCGAGGATATGGCCGCGGTTCCTCCGGGAACGCCGGTAAAAATTCTGGGATTCAAGGCGGCGCCGGCAGTCGGAGATATTATGGAAGTCTCAATTAATCCAAGCGAGCTTGAAACAAAGAAGGTAAAGGCAAATCGCCGGATAATCGACGAAATGACCGGCACGAAACGGATTCCGATCGAGGGCGAGGTCAAGGCGCAGTTTAATTTTGTCATCCGCGGGGATGTGCTCGGTTCGATTGAAGCGATTCTCGGCACCATTGAGAAGGTTGACGTACCCGGGCTCGCGATCGATGTTATCGCCAAGGGGCTGGGGAACATTACCGAGGGCGACGTGCTTGCGGCCGAAGCGACCGGAGCGGTAATCTACGGGTTCAACGTAAAGGCCTTAGCGGCAGTCGAGGAGCTGGCCCGCGAAAAAAAAGTTGAAATAAAATATTTTAAAATAATTTACGAGCTCTTTGATGATATCGAGGGCCGGCTTAACGCGATCGTGAAACCGGAAATCGTGATAACCAAACTTGGCCGGGTGCGCGTTGCGGCGATTTTCCGCCATGAGGCAAAATACATGATTGTCGGCGGGCCGGTCATTGAAGGCGCGGCCGAGGCGAATGCCAAAGTCAATATTTGGCGCGGCGAGGAGCTTATCGGTGAAGCGGATATTACGGAATTGCAATCCGGCAAGCAAAAAGTGAACGACGTGATGCTCGGCCAGGAATGCGGCCTCAAACTCGCGGGAAAAACAAAGATAGAGGTCGGCGATATTCTGGAAATTTTTAAAGAAGAGTCAAAAACTAAGGAAATAAAATTATCCGTTAAAAATTAA
- the truB gene encoding tRNA pseudouridine(55) synthase TruB, protein MKTGFILIDKPAGWTSHDVVAHLRRVTGERKIGHAGTLDPFATGLLILGIGRPATRQLGEFLKMDKKYEAIARLGARSDTHDKTGAITKKKISKKPSLAAVKKALLKFRGEQEQIPPMFSAKKIHGQKLYNLARAGKEIAREPNKIIIHQIRLKKYAWPALAFSVSCSSGTYIRSLAHDLGTALGTGAYLTALRRTEIGRIPVLRAVNLEKINRENWEKYLKNRLPLAKLRNVC, encoded by the coding sequence ATGAAAACCGGATTTATATTAATTGATAAACCCGCGGGCTGGACGTCGCATGATGTGGTCGCTCATCTGCGCCGCGTCACCGGCGAGAGGAAAATCGGCCATGCCGGCACGCTTGATCCGTTTGCCACCGGCCTTTTGATTTTGGGAATCGGCCGTCCCGCAACGCGGCAACTCGGCGAATTTTTAAAAATGGATAAAAAATATGAGGCCATCGCGCGCCTCGGCGCCCGCTCCGACACTCATGACAAAACCGGCGCAATCACCAAAAAGAAAATTTCAAAAAAACCGAGTCTTGCCGCAGTTAAAAAAGCGCTATTAAAATTCCGCGGCGAGCAGGAGCAGATTCCGCCCATGTTCTCGGCGAAAAAAATTCACGGCCAAAAATTGTATAACCTCGCCCGCGCCGGAAAAGAAATCGCGCGCGAACCGAACAAAATTATTATTCACCAAATCCGGCTTAAAAAATACGCCTGGCCGGCTCTCGCCTTTTCGGTCTCCTGCTCGAGCGGAACCTACATCCGTTCGCTCGCGCATGACCTCGGCACCGCCCTCGGCACGGGCGCGTATCTTACCGCCCTCCGGCGGACCGAAATCGGCCGCATCCCCGTTTTACGGGCCGTAAACCTCGAAAAAATAAACCGCGAAAATTGGGAAAAATACCTCAAAAATCGCCTGCCCCTTGCCAAGCTCCGGAATGTGTGCTAG
- the rny gene encoding ribonuclease Y: MYSTYILLIAAGSLIGLVVGYTIRHFIIKTQIDTAAGRAEKLIADARVKQQELMLSAKEKAIHIIDEAKHEEEERRREFTHLQQRLEQRESLFDQKLLEFQEKQQKLYEKITRVEQVKEEVRKIREDAIAKLQEISGLTREQAEKRLLEATEAELKEEIAARIRKMENQGDEEIEKKSRELISLAIQRCAASQAQETTTTNVELPNDEMKGRIIGKEGRNIKTIEQLTGTEILIDDTPGMIMISGFSPIRRQLARIALQRLIKDGRIHPGRIEEQVEEAKKELAVSMKKSGEESLYETGVSIAEIDPKLVQILGRLKFRTSYGQNVLQHSVEVANLSTLIAQELGANVKICRIGGLFHDIGKAVDHDIQGSHPEIGYNIMKKFNFPEEIARICIEHHEDRPTTVEGAICKSADAISGARPGARKDTLEQYIQRLGDLEKTATGFAGVEKAYAIQAGREIRVFVTPTQIDDSAATKLAHDIAKKIEEELRYPGEIKVTVIRETRVIEYAR, translated from the coding sequence ATGTATTCAACTTATATACTTCTTATCGCCGCCGGCTCCCTCATCGGCCTGGTTGTCGGCTATACGATCCGCCACTTTATCATTAAAACACAGATCGATACCGCCGCGGGCCGGGCCGAAAAACTTATCGCTGACGCGCGCGTCAAGCAGCAGGAGCTCATGCTTTCTGCCAAAGAAAAGGCCATTCATATTATTGACGAGGCCAAGCACGAGGAAGAAGAGCGCCGCCGCGAGTTCACCCACCTTCAACAGCGTCTGGAACAACGCGAGTCTTTGTTTGACCAAAAACTGCTTGAATTCCAGGAGAAACAGCAAAAATTGTACGAAAAAATCACCCGCGTCGAGCAGGTCAAGGAAGAGGTCCGTAAAATCCGCGAAGACGCCATTGCCAAGCTTCAGGAAATCAGCGGGCTCACCCGCGAACAGGCGGAAAAACGCCTGCTTGAGGCGACCGAAGCCGAACTCAAGGAAGAAATCGCCGCGCGCATCCGCAAAATGGAAAATCAGGGCGATGAAGAAATTGAAAAGAAATCACGCGAACTCATTTCCCTCGCCATCCAGCGCTGCGCCGCTTCGCAGGCCCAGGAGACAACCACCACGAACGTGGAGCTTCCGAACGACGAAATGAAGGGGCGCATTATCGGCAAAGAAGGCCGCAACATCAAAACAATTGAACAGCTTACCGGCACCGAAATCCTGATTGACGACACGCCGGGCATGATTATGATTTCCGGATTCTCTCCGATCCGCCGCCAGCTTGCGAGAATCGCGCTTCAGCGCCTCATCAAGGACGGCCGCATCCACCCGGGCCGCATCGAAGAACAGGTGGAAGAAGCCAAAAAAGAACTTGCCGTGAGCATGAAGAAATCCGGTGAAGAATCTCTTTACGAGACCGGCGTTTCCATTGCCGAAATTGATCCCAAGCTTGTCCAGATACTCGGCCGCTTGAAATTCCGTACTTCTTACGGACAGAACGTGCTTCAGCACTCGGTTGAAGTCGCGAATCTTTCCACCCTGATCGCCCAGGAACTCGGCGCCAATGTCAAAATCTGCCGCATCGGCGGACTCTTCCACGATATCGGCAAAGCGGTTGACCATGATATCCAGGGTTCGCATCCGGAAATCGGCTACAATATCATGAAAAAATTCAACTTCCCCGAAGAGATCGCGCGAATTTGCATTGAACACCATGAAGACCGGCCGACGACTGTTGAAGGCGCCATCTGCAAATCCGCGGACGCCATCTCCGGCGCGCGGCCCGGCGCCCGCAAAGACACGCTCGAGCAGTACATTCAGCGCCTTGGCGACCTGGAGAAAACCGCCACCGGTTTTGCCGGCGTTGAAAAGGCTTATGCCATTCAGGCCGGCCGCGAAATCCGCGTCTTTGTTACGCCGACCCAGATTGACGATTCGGCCGCAACCAAGCTTGCCCATGATATTGCCAAAAAAATCGAGGAAGAATTGCGCTATCCCGGTGAAATCAAGGTTACGGTTATCCGGGAAACCCGCGTGATTGAATACGCCCGATAA
- a CDS encoding TIGR00282 family metallophosphoesterase: MTLKFIFFGDVVGKIGRRALAQIVPKWRKKYAPHLVCANAENLAHGKGFTPSTMREAMAAGIDFFTGGNHIFDNKAGLKIFDDPELSRLVVRPLNYPTSVPGEGCRLIEVERHPVLIASLNGQVGFRESFDSPFLALDKMVHRHIKQNPAIIVDFHSETTSEKVAFGLYSDGRVSAVLGTHTHIPTADAKVLPQGTGYISDIGMVGEENSVIGVKQNVILNNFITQIPQMHEFAETGRCEVNAVYFEIDSKSHQCLKIKLLQTVVDVK; this comes from the coding sequence ATGACCCTCAAGTTCATCTTCTTCGGCGACGTGGTCGGCAAAATCGGCCGCCGCGCCCTCGCCCAAATCGTTCCCAAATGGCGTAAAAAATACGCGCCTCATTTGGTTTGCGCCAATGCCGAGAATCTGGCCCACGGCAAAGGCTTTACGCCCTCGACCATGCGCGAGGCCATGGCTGCGGGAATTGATTTTTTCACCGGCGGCAATCATATCTTTGATAATAAAGCCGGCTTAAAAATATTCGATGATCCCGAACTCTCCCGCCTCGTTGTCCGGCCGTTAAATTATCCGACCAGTGTTCCGGGCGAAGGCTGCCGCCTCATTGAAGTTGAGCGCCATCCGGTGCTCATCGCAAGCCTCAACGGCCAGGTCGGTTTCCGCGAAAGCTTTGACTCTCCGTTTCTCGCGCTTGATAAAATGGTCCACAGGCACATTAAGCAGAACCCCGCGATTATTGTGGACTTCCATTCCGAAACGACTTCCGAAAAAGTCGCTTTCGGCCTTTACTCCGACGGCCGCGTTTCGGCCGTGCTCGGCACCCATACCCATATACCAACCGCCGATGCCAAAGTCCTGCCCCAGGGCACGGGTTACATCTCCGATATCGGCATGGTCGGCGAAGAAAACTCGGTCATCGGAGTAAAACAAAACGTGATTCTCAACAATTTTATTACCCAAATCCCGCAAATGCACGAATTTGCCGAAACCGGCCGGTGCGAAGTGAACGCGGTTTATTTTGAGATTGATTCAAAATCCCACCAATGCCTGAAAATCAAGCTCCTGCAAACCGTGGTTGACGTAAAATAA
- a CDS encoding HU family DNA-binding protein has translation MNKAELINQISDRVGVTKKQAEDMIEAYTDITTKTLKAGGEVTIAGFGTFSAKTRAGRIGVNPQRPTEKIQIPPVTVPKFKAGKALKDALKGKA, from the coding sequence ATGAATAAGGCAGAACTTATCAACCAAATCTCCGACCGCGTTGGCGTTACCAAAAAGCAGGCCGAAGACATGATTGAGGCGTATACCGATATCACCACAAAAACCCTTAAAGCGGGCGGTGAAGTCACGATCGCCGGATTCGGCACTTTCAGCGCCAAGACCCGCGCCGGCCGCATCGGCGTGAATCCCCAGAGGCCGACTGAAAAAATCCAGATTCCGCCGGTTACGGTTCCAAAATTCAAGGCCGGCAAAGCCCTGAAGGACGCGCTCAAGGGTAAGGCGTAA
- a CDS encoding His/Gly/Thr/Pro-type tRNA ligase C-terminal domain-containing protein: MKYSQLFGKTRKTAPHDAESVNAKLLSQAGFIEQMMAGVYAYLPLGLRVLNKIKNIVRQEMNAIGGQEMLMPALQSKELWSETGRWEKLKEIMFQFKSRDKELGLATTHEEPIVDIARRHVNSYKDLPFYLYQIQDKFRNEPRAKSGLLRGREFSMKDLYSFHCDEQDLNDFYAKATEAYKKIFTRCGLEAIVTQASGGEFTNEYSHEFQVVTPNGEDTIFHCASCGWSQNKEIAEVKDGGKCPSCGAAVAEKRSIEVGNIFKLGTRYSHDMKLSYTAADGKKNDVIMGCFGIGPSRVMGSVVEVLSDERGIIWPKSIAPYLVHIVSLFAKDEDTSTEIASAAANLSDQLAAAGIDALWDDREGVSAGEKLGDADLIGAPLRIVISDRTMKDNAAEWKFRQESEVRMVSLGGVFEEIENWAKE, translated from the coding sequence ATGAAGTATTCTCAACTTTTCGGAAAAACCAGAAAAACCGCGCCGCATGACGCGGAATCAGTCAACGCGAAACTGCTTTCCCAGGCCGGGTTTATTGAACAGATGATGGCCGGGGTTTACGCGTACCTGCCCCTGGGCCTCCGCGTTTTGAATAAAATAAAAAATATCGTGCGGCAAGAAATGAACGCAATCGGCGGCCAGGAGATGCTGATGCCGGCCCTGCAGTCAAAAGAGCTCTGGAGCGAAACCGGCCGCTGGGAAAAGCTTAAGGAAATAATGTTTCAGTTCAAGTCCCGCGACAAGGAGCTGGGGCTCGCGACAACGCACGAAGAGCCGATCGTCGATATCGCGCGGCGGCATGTCAATTCATACAAGGATTTGCCGTTCTATCTTTATCAGATACAGGACAAATTCAGAAACGAGCCGCGCGCCAAATCCGGCCTGCTCCGCGGCCGCGAGTTTTCCATGAAGGATTTGTACAGTTTTCATTGCGACGAGCAGGATTTGAATGATTTTTACGCCAAGGCAACCGAAGCGTACAAAAAGATTTTTACGCGCTGCGGGCTTGAAGCGATTGTGACCCAAGCCTCGGGCGGAGAATTCACGAACGAATATTCCCATGAGTTTCAGGTCGTGACTCCGAACGGCGAAGATACCATATTCCATTGCGCTTCCTGCGGGTGGAGCCAGAATAAGGAAATCGCCGAGGTGAAAGACGGCGGCAAGTGTCCGTCCTGCGGCGCCGCGGTGGCGGAAAAGCGTTCAATCGAAGTGGGCAACATTTTTAAACTCGGGACGCGCTACAGCCACGACATGAAGCTTAGCTACACGGCGGCAGACGGAAAGAAAAATGATGTAATAATGGGATGTTTCGGCATCGGTCCGTCCCGCGTCATGGGGTCGGTGGTTGAGGTCTTGAGCGACGAGCGCGGCATCATCTGGCCGAAATCAATCGCGCCGTATCTCGTGCACATTGTTTCACTTTTCGCGAAAGACGAGGATACGAGCACGGAGATTGCTTCCGCGGCGGCGAATCTTTCCGATCAGCTCGCCGCGGCGGGCATTGATGCGCTTTGGGACGACCGGGAGGGAGTGTCGGCCGGGGAGAAACTCGGGGATGCGGATCTCATCGGCGCGCCGCTTCGCATCGTGATTTCCGACCGGACCATGAAGGACAATGCCGCGGAGTGGAAATTTCGGCAGGAATCCGAAGTCCGCATGGTGAGCCTGGGCGGAGTGTTTGAAGAAATCGAGAACTGGGCCAAGGAATAA
- a CDS encoding DUF262 domain-containing protein encodes MANISIDVRKKTIQELIDDEIPSGRYWLPSFQRQYVWDADNVKELLDSIVRNYPIGATILWKPSPEVASDIDPTSVPLVDSAPSNTTDRYFVIDGQQRTTSLLLLFNDWAVVRGGERITCDPIAYDPTSDKFIKHRNRGIDCSKIVKAFCRHDVETLTELNNNYNADDFNKIRAIAQKILEYPIPQYVMETSGEATEREDIFSRMAEAFVRINKEGLRIGNVELMLSFLAGTLSGELKTRVVQLYQEYEKRDAFIQPIIRSVFSNFGLSQTQLAKPKQFKANIERIREISTDDIARRLNTSSRALQLTFNFIEKEFGMRSARLIPSQTTLIPLATYFSKVSFEKLEEMPAEDRERMTSWFMLANLNGHYSSSVDTRLSRDIKMIQDMSSFPFLEMQTAMKVRKHINLEWIQDGLERSALREANKAFVFLLYVLLIKNNADDWDTRLIASRDLKELERHHIFPKEYLRQELELDDVEDPAEAEIEVSNLANITFILKEKNSTIGDTPPKDYLPQLIDRAKLHFIPEDENLWTKEAYDSGLFQNARLQIIFEAALKHFPDVFKIELCDKETQ; translated from the coding sequence ATGGCAAATATAAGCATCGATGTAAGAAAAAAAACGATACAAGAACTTATCGACGACGAAATTCCGTCAGGCAGATATTGGTTACCATCTTTTCAGCGACAATATGTTTGGGATGCAGACAATGTCAAGGAGTTGCTCGATTCTATTGTACGTAATTATCCGATAGGAGCAACCATACTTTGGAAGCCATCGCCAGAAGTTGCTTCCGACATTGATCCAACGTCCGTCCCGTTGGTTGATAGTGCACCCTCAAATACTACAGATAGGTATTTCGTTATTGACGGACAGCAACGCACTACCTCTCTGCTTCTTCTTTTCAACGACTGGGCAGTAGTGCGCGGCGGCGAGAGAATAACATGCGACCCCATCGCATACGACCCCACGTCCGATAAATTTATTAAGCACCGAAATAGGGGCATCGATTGCTCAAAAATTGTAAAGGCATTCTGCCGTCATGATGTTGAAACACTCACTGAGTTAAATAATAACTATAACGCAGACGACTTCAACAAAATACGCGCAATAGCACAAAAAATCCTAGAGTATCCAATACCTCAATATGTTATGGAAACTTCAGGAGAAGCAACGGAAAGAGAAGATATATTTTCTCGAATGGCAGAGGCATTTGTGCGCATTAATAAAGAAGGTCTGAGAATAGGGAATGTCGAACTTATGCTTTCTTTCTTGGCCGGAACGTTAAGCGGTGAGTTAAAAACACGAGTTGTACAACTATACCAAGAGTATGAAAAACGTGATGCATTTATACAACCTATCATCCGCTCCGTATTCTCTAATTTTGGACTCTCACAAACGCAATTAGCGAAACCGAAACAATTTAAAGCCAATATTGAACGAATTAGAGAAATCTCTACCGACGATATAGCTAGGCGACTCAATACGAGCAGTAGAGCGCTTCAGCTTACTTTCAATTTCATTGAAAAAGAATTTGGTATGAGAAGTGCGCGTCTGATTCCTTCTCAAACAACTTTAATTCCGCTAGCGACATATTTTTCAAAAGTAAGTTTTGAGAAACTCGAGGAAATGCCCGCAGAAGATCGCGAGCGCATGACTTCTTGGTTTATGCTGGCAAATCTGAATGGACATTATAGCTCCAGCGTGGACACACGGTTGAGCCGTGATATCAAGATGATTCAAGATATGAGTAGCTTCCCCTTTCTTGAAATGCAAACCGCTATGAAAGTAAGAAAACACATCAATCTCGAATGGATTCAGGATGGGTTAGAAAGAAGTGCATTACGAGAAGCAAACAAAGCATTTGTTTTTTTGCTTTATGTTCTACTTATTAAAAATAATGCTGACGATTGGGATACGCGCTTAATCGCTTCACGCGATCTGAAAGAGTTAGAGCGACATCACATTTTTCCAAAAGAATATTTAAGACAAGAACTAGAGCTCGATGATGTCGAGGACCCCGCAGAGGCGGAAATTGAGGTAAGCAACCTCGCGAACATTACCTTTATTTTAAAAGAAAAAAACTCTACAATCGGTGATACGCCACCTAAGGATTACCTGCCACAGCTCATAGATCGAGCAAAATTACATTTTATCCCCGAAGACGAGAATCTATGGACCAAAGAAGCGTATGATAGTGGTCTATTCCAAAATGCACGCCTTCAAATTATCTTTGAAGCCGCGCTGAAACATTTTCCTGACGTTTTCAAGATAGAATTATGTGATAAAGAAACCCAGTAA
- the ruvB gene encoding Holliday junction branch migration DNA helicase RuvB: protein MAEFNLKSDRLTDPKETGEDRSFDISLRPKTLADFVGQNKIKENLDIFMQAARQRSEPIEHVLLYGNPGLGKTTLAHIIAREMDSDIKVTSGPALERVGDLAAILTNLEEGDILFIDEIHRMNKTIEEILYPAMEDYALDIIIGKGPSARTLRLDLKRFTIIGATTRISLLSAPLRDRFGATYHLNYYEPEDIEKIIGRNARILSIDIDPAAVGQIASRSRRTPRVANRLLRRVRDFAQVKSDGRINDEATRGALALMEVDEYGLDQVDRKMLEIIISKFAGGPVGLSTLAAATGEEIATIEEIYEPFLMQIGFLQRTPRGRTVTEAAYRHLGLNPPKNQTSLL from the coding sequence ATGGCTGAATTCAATCTCAAATCCGACCGCCTTACCGATCCCAAAGAAACCGGCGAAGACCGGAGTTTTGATATTTCCCTGCGGCCCAAGACGCTCGCCGATTTTGTCGGCCAGAATAAAATCAAGGAAAATCTGGATATTTTCATGCAGGCCGCGCGGCAAAGAAGCGAGCCCATCGAGCATGTTCTCCTCTACGGCAATCCCGGCCTCGGCAAAACCACTCTTGCGCACATCATCGCGCGCGAAATGGATTCGGATATCAAGGTTACTTCCGGCCCGGCGCTTGAACGCGTCGGCGACCTCGCCGCCATTCTCACGAATCTTGAAGAAGGAGACATTCTTTTCATTGATGAAATCCACCGCATGAACAAAACCATTGAAGAAATTCTTTATCCGGCCATGGAAGACTATGCCCTGGATATCATCATCGGCAAAGGCCCGAGCGCCCGCACCCTGCGACTCGACCTCAAACGCTTTACCATCATCGGCGCGACCACTCGCATCTCTCTGCTTTCAGCGCCGCTCCGCGACCGCTTCGGCGCCACCTACCACCTAAATTATTACGAACCCGAGGATATCGAAAAAATTATCGGACGGAACGCCCGCATTTTGAGCATCGATATTGACCCCGCGGCCGTCGGCCAGATCGCGTCGCGCTCCCGCCGCACTCCGCGCGTCGCCAACCGCCTGCTCCGCCGCGTGCGCGATTTTGCCCAGGTCAAATCGGATGGTAGAATAAATGATGAAGCGACCCGGGGCGCCCTCGCGCTCATGGAGGTTGACGAATACGGCCTTGACCAGGTTGACCGCAAAATGCTGGAAATTATTATCAGCAAATTTGCCGGCGGACCGGTCGGCCTCTCCACTCTCGCCGCCGCAACCGGTGAAGAAATCGCCACCATTGAAGAAATTTACGAACCATTCCTCATGCAAATCGGATTTCTCCAGCGCACACCGCGCGGCCGCACGGTCACCGAAGCCGCCTACCGCCACCTCGGCCTCAATCCCCCGAAAAATCAAACCTCACTCCTATGA
- a CDS encoding PH domain-containing protein, producing the protein MLNIKRLPNQKEFEKTMFALRRHFIVPIKIIILYAFLAAVPVFFYFFAQENQSEILTGRISGPVSVLALSIYALAIWLFFFNSLIDYYLDFWIVTNERIINIEQRGLFSRSVAELKLYRVQDVKAEVRGVMHTVFDYGDITVQTAGEEAHFVFKQVPKPYKVARQILELVEQDREKHLEEMRNEITAI; encoded by the coding sequence ATGTTGAACATCAAAAGACTTCCAAATCAAAAAGAATTTGAAAAAACCATGTTCGCCCTGCGCCGGCATTTTATCGTACCCATAAAAATTATCATTCTATATGCGTTTCTTGCCGCCGTGCCTGTATTTTTTTATTTTTTTGCCCAAGAAAACCAGTCCGAAATCCTGACCGGCCGCATCAGCGGCCCAGTGAGTGTCCTCGCTCTCTCGATTTACGCTCTCGCAATCTGGCTCTTTTTTTTCAATAGCCTAATTGATTATTATCTTGATTTTTGGATCGTCACCAACGAGCGCATCATTAATATCGAACAGCGCGGACTTTTTTCACGGTCAGTTGCCGAACTAAAACTTTATCGCGTCCAGGATGTCAAAGCCGAAGTGCGCGGAGTCATGCACACCGTATTTGATTACGGGGATATTACAGTTCAAACCGCGGGCGAAGAAGCGCATTTCGTGTTCAAACAAGTGCCTAAGCCATACAAAGTCGCACGACAAATCCTTGAACTCGTAGAACAAGACCGCGAAAAGCATCTTGAGGAAATGCGCAATGAAATTACCGCCATATGA
- a CDS encoding DUF1232 domain-containing protein — MKILHILYSALRDKEIAWYYKTIFILVVLIYIISPIDAIPDVVPVLGFLDDLAIIPLAAYIALLLIPDRIKKP; from the coding sequence ATGAAAATTCTTCATATTCTCTATTCCGCGCTCCGCGATAAAGAAATTGCCTGGTACTATAAAACGATTTTTATTTTAGTTGTGCTTATTTACATCATCTCTCCGATTGATGCGATTCCCGATGTCGTACCCGTCCTCGGCTTCTTGGACGACCTCGCCATAATCCCGCTTGCCGCGTATATCGCCCTACTCCTCATCCCCGACCGGATAAAAAAACCGTAA